A single window of Blochmannia endosymbiont of Camponotus nipponensis DNA harbors:
- the manX gene encoding PTS mannose transporter subunit IIAB, translated as MTIAIILGAHGSVCEQLLKTTEMIVGQQKNVAWVDLLPEENTEILIKKYQIHLSKLNKSAGVLFLVDTWGGSPFNAAHSIVLNKEKYDVVTGINIPMLIEVFMARDDIHSFQELVQIALKSGNESIKSVKYSLMHNHHSHDAKNTTASTFIPSPLHENNTNPKNHMIICLARIDDRLIHGQVVTRWAKEYNIKRIIVVNDEVSKDTIRKTLLTQVTPPGITAHVIDINKTIRVYNNPKYAGDKVIMLFTNPTDVLRLVEDGIPIKTVNIGGMAFYKDKKQINDSISVNKADIEAFKKLDQYGIELEARKVPSDPSLKMMQLIKKINNS; from the coding sequence GTGACTATTGCTATTATATTAGGGGCTCACGGTTCTGTATGTGAACAATTACTTAAAACTACTGAAATGATTGTAGGACAACAAAAAAACGTTGCATGGGTTGACTTACTTCCCGAAGAAAATACTGAAATACTAATTAAAAAATATCAAATACATTTATCGAAACTTAATAAAAGCGCAGGTGTATTATTCCTAGTAGACACCTGGGGAGGAAGCCCTTTTAATGCCGCTCACAGTATCGTGTTAAACAAAGAAAAATACGATGTTGTTACAGGGATAAACATCCCTATGTTAATTGAAGTTTTTATGGCACGCGATGATATCCATTCTTTTCAGGAACTAGTACAAATTGCATTAAAATCTGGTAATGAAAGCATAAAATCAGTAAAATATTCTTTAATGCATAACCATCATTCACATGATGCAAAAAATACTACTGCAAGCACCTTCATACCTTCACCATTACATGAAAACAATACTAACCCCAAAAACCATATGATTATTTGTTTAGCACGTATTGATGATAGATTAATTCATGGGCAAGTAGTCACTCGTTGGGCTAAAGAATACAACATTAAACGTATTATTGTAGTAAACGATGAAGTATCTAAAGACACAATCCGAAAAACTTTACTTACTCAAGTAACACCTCCAGGAATAACCGCTCATGTTATAGATATCAACAAAACTATACGTGTATATAATAACCCTAAATATGCTGGCGATAAAGTTATCATGTTATTCACTAATCCTACAGATGTTTTACGTCTTGTTGAAGATGGAATTCCTATCAAAACAGTAAATATTGGAGGAATGGCTTTTTATAAAGATAAGAAGCAAATAAATGATTCTATATCAGTGAATAAAGCAGATATTGAAGCTTTTAAAAAACTAGATCAATATGGTATTGAATTAGAAGCACGTAAAGTACCATCAGATCCATCATTAAAAATGATGCAATTAATAAAAAAAATCAATAATTCTTAA
- a CDS encoding PTS mannose transporter subunit IID, which produces MINNPQKIYIKTKKIKLKKNDIRAVFIRSNLFQGSWNFERMQALGFCFSIIPVIRRLYPKNSNEQKEAIKRHLEFFNTHPYVAAPILGVTMAMEEQKANGATTVDNASINGLKVGLMGPLAGVGDPIFWGTLRPVFAALGAGIAISGNLLGPCLFFILFNTTRLTTRYYGITYGYKKGISIVNDMGGGVLRKLTEGSSILGLFVMGALVNKWTHVNIPCVLSKITDNNGNTIVTTVQNILDQLMPGFIPLLLTFSCMWLLNNKINALWIIMGFFGIGIFGYWTGLLSL; this is translated from the coding sequence ATGATTAATAATCCTCAAAAAATCTATATTAAAACAAAAAAAATAAAACTAAAAAAAAATGATATACGCGCAGTTTTTATACGATCTAATCTTTTCCAAGGATCTTGGAACTTTGAGCGTATGCAGGCATTAGGATTTTGTTTTTCCATAATTCCAGTAATTCGACGTTTATATCCCAAAAACAGCAACGAACAAAAAGAAGCAATTAAACGACATTTAGAATTTTTTAATACACACCCATATGTTGCTGCCCCTATATTAGGAGTTACTATGGCCATGGAAGAACAAAAAGCCAATGGTGCTACTACTGTAGATAATGCTTCTATTAATGGTTTAAAAGTAGGGTTGATGGGACCTCTTGCTGGAGTGGGAGATCCGATATTTTGGGGAACCCTTAGACCGGTATTTGCTGCCTTAGGAGCTGGAATCGCTATTAGCGGAAACTTATTGGGACCGTGTTTATTTTTTATTTTATTTAATACAACTAGATTAACTACCCGTTATTATGGCATTACATATGGCTATAAAAAAGGAATTAGCATTGTTAATGATATGGGAGGGGGAGTGTTACGAAAACTAACAGAAGGTTCTTCAATTTTAGGTTTATTTGTTATGGGAGCATTAGTTAACAAATGGACACACGTAAACATACCATGTGTGTTATCTAAAATTACTGATAATAATGGAAATACAATAGTTACAACTGTACAAAATATTTTAGATCAACTTATGCCTGGATTTATTCCTTTATTATTAACATTTTCTTGTATGTGGTTGCTAAATAACAAAATAAATGCACTATGGATTATTATGGGATTTTTCGGGATTGGAATTTTTGGATATTGGACAGGACTACTAAGTCTTTAG
- the cspE gene encoding transcription antiterminator/RNA stability regulator CspE has protein sequence MAKIKGQVKWFNESKGFGFITPSDGSKDVFVHFSAIQGNGFKTLSEGQSVEFEIQDGHKGPSAVNVTAL, from the coding sequence ATGGCAAAAATTAAAGGTCAAGTAAAATGGTTTAATGAATCTAAAGGTTTTGGTTTTATTACGCCGTCGGATGGCAGCAAAGATGTATTTGTACATTTTTCTGCTATTCAAGGAAATGGATTTAAGACTTTGTCTGAAGGACAAAGCGTGGAATTTGAAATTCAGGATGGACATAAAGGCCCATCTGCTGTGAATGTGACGGCGTTATGA
- the minE gene encoding cell division topological specificity factor MinE yields MVLVNLFFFKKKTPADIAKKRLKEVIAENSIRNHFHQYYLSQLKKDLIKTISKYTHDPHILSIQLEKKNNNTSVLKCKIIFFNEKT; encoded by the coding sequence ATGGTATTAGTAAATTTATTTTTTTTTAAAAAAAAAACACCAGCCGATATTGCTAAAAAAAGACTAAAAGAAGTCATTGCTGAAAACAGTATTAGAAATCACTTTCATCAATATTATCTATCTCAATTAAAAAAAGATTTAATTAAAACAATAAGTAAATATACGCATGATCCACATATACTTTCAATTCAATTAGAAAAGAAAAACAACAATACATCTGTTTTAAAATGCAAAATTATTTTTTTTAATGAAAAAACATAA
- the minD gene encoding septum site-determining protein MinD, with the protein MTRIIVITSGKGGVGKTTSSAALATGLALKGKKTAVIDFDIGLRNLDLVMGCERRVVYDFINVIQGEATLRQALIKDKHTDCLYILPASQTRDKNSLTHTGVEEILNNLNKMNFEFIICDSPAGIDSGALAALYFADEAIITTNPEISSVHDSDRILGILASKSKRSENGIETIKEHLLLTRYNPIRVQKGDMLSLEDVIEILRIPLLGVIPEDKSVLKASNQGEPVILDTKSHAGQAYSDTVDRLLGNPCPFRFTEEKKINFLKRLFKR; encoded by the coding sequence ATGACACGTATAATAGTTATCACTTCAGGAAAAGGAGGAGTGGGTAAAACAACATCAAGCGCAGCTCTCGCCACCGGATTAGCACTTAAAGGAAAAAAAACAGCCGTCATTGATTTTGATATTGGTTTACGTAATCTTGATTTAGTTATGGGATGTGAACGCAGAGTAGTATATGATTTTATTAATGTAATCCAAGGTGAAGCTACATTGCGTCAAGCACTAATTAAAGATAAACATACTGATTGTTTATACATTCTACCTGCTTCACAAACACGTGATAAAAATTCTTTAACCCATACTGGAGTTGAAGAAATATTAAATAATCTTAATAAAATGAACTTTGAATTTATAATATGTGATTCTCCTGCAGGTATTGATAGTGGAGCTTTAGCAGCTTTATATTTTGCAGATGAAGCAATTATCACCACCAATCCAGAAATCTCATCAGTACATGATTCAGATCGCATTCTAGGTATTTTAGCATCTAAATCCAAACGTTCTGAAAATGGCATAGAAACAATCAAAGAACACCTATTACTCACTCGATATAATCCTATCCGTGTTCAAAAAGGAGATATGCTTAGTTTAGAAGACGTAATAGAAATATTAAGAATTCCTTTATTAGGTGTTATACCAGAAGATAAATCGGTATTAAAGGCATCTAATCAAGGCGAACCAGTTATTTTAGATACCAAATCTCATGCAGGACAAGCTTACTCAGACACAGTAGATCGCTTATTAGGTAATCCATGTCCTTTTCGCTTTACTGAAGAAAAAAAAATTAATTTTTTAAAACGATTGTTCAAGAGATAA
- the htpX gene encoding protease HtpX, giving the protein MTRIILFLITNLSVMILFGSILSVLGCCSSTTLGLMRTAGIFGFGGALVSLFLSKSVALSTVNGVIISKASNDVEYWLLRIIHDQAKKLKIVSPQLAVYDAMDMNAFATGARRNAALIAVSTGLLKNMSKESIEAVVAHEMNHIASGDMITMTLIQGVINTVVIFVSRSIAKLIAYWMSFMRDQDNTELEIYSNNNYSDINNSLVYFVVSAFLEVFFGMFASIIVFWFSRHREFYADAGAAKLVGCKNMIFALQELQHSHEPITSNNIVTLYINSVKKNIFSDLFASHPSIDKRIEALRHGIYLDKSSYFL; this is encoded by the coding sequence ATGACGCGTATTATATTATTTTTGATTACTAATTTATCGGTAATGATACTATTCGGTAGTATATTAAGTGTATTGGGGTGTTGTTCTTCCACCACATTGGGGTTAATGAGAACAGCTGGGATATTTGGTTTTGGAGGAGCTCTTGTTTCTTTATTTTTATCAAAATCTGTGGCTTTATCTACAGTTAATGGCGTGATAATTAGCAAAGCATCTAATGATGTAGAATATTGGTTACTGAGAATAATACATGATCAAGCTAAAAAATTAAAAATCGTTTCGCCACAGTTAGCTGTTTATGATGCTATGGATATGAATGCTTTTGCTACAGGAGCAAGAAGAAATGCAGCACTAATAGCTGTCAGTACTGGTCTTTTAAAAAATATGAGTAAAGAATCTATTGAAGCTGTTGTCGCTCATGAAATGAATCACATCGCTTCTGGAGATATGATTACTATGACTCTTATTCAAGGTGTCATAAATACTGTCGTGATTTTTGTATCACGTAGTATTGCTAAATTGATTGCTTACTGGATGTCCTTTATGCGTGATCAAGATAATACAGAGTTAGAAATCTATAGTAATAATAATTATAGTGATATAAATAATTCTTTAGTGTATTTCGTTGTATCAGCATTTTTAGAGGTTTTTTTTGGCATGTTTGCTAGTATAATTGTTTTTTGGTTTTCACGGCACCGTGAATTTTACGCGGATGCTGGAGCCGCTAAACTAGTAGGATGTAAAAATATGATTTTTGCTTTACAGGAGTTACAGCATAGTCATGAACCTATAACATCTAATAATATTGTTACGTTATATATTAATAGTGTAAAAAAAAATATATTTAGCGATTTATTTGCATCGCATCCTTCTATAGATAAAAGAATAGAAGCATTACGGCATGGTATTTATTTAGATAAATCATCTTATTTTTTATAA
- the tsaB gene encoding tRNA (adenosine(37)-N6)-threonylcarbamoyltransferase complex dimerization subunit type 1 TsaB: MSIRILAFDTTTELCSVALMIDHNIYDHKILALRSHSEKILPMINQLLIEIGVTLKSLDCIVFNRGPGSFIGVRIGISVAQGLALGADLPLVEVSSLGTLAQGAWRVFSVTHVISTIDARMGELYWACYRRVSDEGYWMGGDNESIVTPDIIAKELTCCSVLTQGDWALVGTGWNDYPVLACIQMSSDMIVLKKSVMFPEAQDMLPLGMCSWRKKIFLKPDQVQPIYLRNAVVTRKYKYKV; this comes from the coding sequence ATGTCTATTCGAATTTTGGCTTTTGATACTACTACTGAGTTATGTTCTGTTGCTTTAATGATCGATCATAATATATATGATCATAAAATTTTAGCATTAAGGAGTCATTCAGAAAAGATATTGCCTATGATTAATCAATTATTAATAGAAATAGGTGTTACTTTGAAATCTCTTGATTGTATTGTATTTAATAGGGGTCCAGGTAGTTTTATAGGGGTACGTATTGGAATAAGTGTTGCGCAAGGTTTAGCATTAGGAGCTGATTTGCCTTTAGTGGAGGTATCTTCTTTGGGGACATTGGCGCAAGGAGCGTGGCGTGTTTTTTCTGTTACACACGTGATATCTACTATTGATGCGCGTATGGGTGAATTATATTGGGCGTGTTATCGTAGGGTGAGTGATGAAGGTTATTGGATGGGTGGTGATAATGAGTCTATTGTAACGCCGGATATAATTGCGAAAGAATTAACGTGTTGTAGTGTTTTAACACAGGGTGATTGGGCGCTTGTAGGAACAGGTTGGAATGATTATCCAGTGTTAGCGTGTATACAAATGAGTAGTGATATGATTGTTTTAAAGAAGAGTGTTATGTTCCCTGAAGCACAGGATATGCTTCCTTTAGGAATGTGTAGTTGGAGAAAAAAAATATTTCTTAAACCAGACCAGGTGCAACCTATTTATTTGCGTAATGCAGTAGTTACGAGGAAATATAAATATAAGGTTTAA
- a CDS encoding PTS mannose/fructose/sorbose transporter subunit IIC, translating into MEINTLQIILLFLISCIIGMGSILDEFQCHRPLIACTLIGLILGDIKTGIIIGGTLEMIALGWMNIGAAVAPDTALAAIISTILVIVGQQPISAGIALAIPLAAAGQVLTIIVRSITVAFQHAADTAAERCDIKILSYIHVTALMLQAMRVAIPATIVGISVGTEPVHRILHAIPEVITNGLNVAGGIIVVVGYAMVINMMRTGYLMPFFYLGFVITAFTDFNLVALGVIGVVMAILYIQLSPRYNQVTTQNISNSPVRSTNKIDDELD; encoded by the coding sequence ATGGAAATTAACACACTTCAAATTATCTTATTATTTCTTATATCTTGTATTATAGGAATGGGTTCAATACTTGATGAATTTCAATGTCATAGACCATTAATAGCCTGTACACTCATCGGATTAATTTTGGGAGATATAAAAACAGGGATCATTATTGGAGGTACATTGGAAATGATAGCACTAGGATGGATGAATATAGGAGCTGCTGTAGCCCCTGATACTGCTTTAGCTGCAATCATTTCTACTATTTTAGTCATTGTGGGACAACAACCTATTAGCGCAGGCATCGCTTTAGCTATTCCATTAGCTGCTGCTGGGCAAGTATTAACTATTATTGTACGCTCTATTACTGTAGCGTTTCAGCATGCTGCTGACACAGCAGCAGAACGCTGTGATATTAAAATTTTAAGCTATATTCATGTTACAGCTCTTATGTTGCAAGCTATGCGTGTTGCCATTCCAGCCACTATTGTTGGAATTTCCGTTGGTACTGAACCTGTGCATCGTATACTCCATGCAATTCCAGAAGTAATAACTAATGGTTTAAACGTTGCTGGAGGTATTATTGTTGTAGTTGGCTATGCTATGGTTATAAACATGATGCGAACCGGATATTTAATGCCATTTTTTTATTTAGGATTCGTTATCACAGCCTTTACCGATTTCAATTTAGTCGCATTAGGAGTCATTGGTGTAGTTATGGCTATTCTATATATCCAATTGTCTCCGCGCTATAATCAAGTTACAACACAAAATATTTCTAACTCACCTGTTCGATCCACAAATAAAATTGATGATGAATTAGATTAA
- a CDS encoding TerC family protein — protein sequence MEFLTDISMWIGLLTLVILEIVLGVDNLVFITILADKLPKKQRERACIIGLTLALIMRVALLTLISWFATLTHPLCKIVGFSFSGRDLILLFGGIFLLFKATTELHQQLEYKVHSHTSRGYASFWVVVIQIVVFDAIFSLDAVITAVGTVENLTTMIIAVVIAVVLMSLSSRLLINFINSHQTVVVLCLSFLLIIGLSLIAEGIGFYIPKGYLYVAIGFSVLIELFNQIAYCNSMKGQSTKSMRERTAEVIMRLMGNAVEWNFVAEKNSLDSLPKTHFAEEERHMITGVLSLASRTLRSIMTPRNEISWLDTQKPVQELYSTLMNTPHNMFPVCNGELDQLIGIVRAKDLMAAIANGEQVETHASESLPVVVPETLDVLNLLKELRRAKGSMVIVSNEFGIIQGLITPLDVLEAIAGEFPDEDETPEIEIINNGTGWLAKGSMDLHALQQALQAHDLVHECYHVASLAGLLLSRCERIPKEGDVLIINKWRFIIRKMIEYRIELVEIERFVFSNDIYK from the coding sequence GTGGAATTTTTAACAGACATATCAATGTGGATAGGATTATTAACATTAGTGATTTTAGAAATTGTACTTGGTGTAGATAATCTTGTTTTCATTACTATTTTAGCTGATAAACTTCCAAAAAAACAACGTGAACGTGCATGTATTATTGGTTTAACATTAGCGTTAATAATGCGTGTAGCATTATTAACTTTGATTTCATGGTTTGCTACTCTTACGCATCCATTGTGTAAGATTGTTGGTTTTTCATTTTCTGGTAGAGATTTAATTTTATTATTTGGTGGTATTTTTCTTTTATTTAAAGCAACCACTGAATTGCATCAACAATTAGAATATAAAGTGCATAGTCATACTAGCCGTGGATATGCTAGTTTTTGGGTAGTAGTAATACAAATTGTAGTATTTGATGCTATTTTTTCTCTTGATGCAGTGATAACAGCTGTTGGAACAGTAGAAAATTTAACAACAATGATAATAGCAGTTGTTATAGCAGTAGTTCTTATGTCGTTATCATCTCGTTTATTGATTAATTTTATTAATAGTCATCAAACTGTAGTAGTTTTATGTTTGAGTTTTTTATTAATTATTGGTTTGAGTTTAATTGCAGAGGGAATCGGATTTTATATACCAAAAGGTTATTTATATGTTGCTATTGGATTTTCGGTGTTAATTGAATTGTTCAATCAAATTGCTTACTGTAATTCTATGAAGGGTCAATCAACTAAATCAATGCGTGAACGTACTGCAGAAGTAATTATGAGATTAATGGGTAATGCAGTAGAATGGAATTTTGTTGCAGAAAAAAATTCTTTAGATTCCTTACCAAAAACACATTTTGCTGAAGAGGAGCGTCATATGATTACTGGAGTGTTATCATTAGCTTCACGCACCTTACGTAGTATAATGACTCCTCGTAATGAGATTTCATGGTTGGATACTCAAAAACCAGTACAAGAATTATATTCTACGTTAATGAATACTCCTCATAATATGTTTCCAGTATGTAATGGTGAATTAGATCAATTAATAGGAATTGTTCGTGCTAAAGATTTAATGGCAGCTATTGCTAATGGAGAGCAAGTGGAAACACATGCTTCAGAAAGTTTGCCTGTTGTAGTTCCAGAAACTTTGGATGTCTTGAATTTGTTAAAAGAATTGCGACGTGCGAAAGGTAGTATGGTGATTGTATCTAATGAGTTTGGTATTATTCAAGGTTTAATAACTCCATTGGATGTTTTGGAAGCTATAGCGGGGGAATTTCCTGATGAAGATGAAACACCAGAAATTGAAATCATTAACAATGGAACAGGTTGGTTAGCAAAAGGTAGTATGGATTTGCATGCATTACAACAAGCATTACAGGCTCACGATTTAGTACACGAATGTTATCATGTCGCTTCTTTAGCTGGATTATTATTATCTCGTTGTGAGCGTATACCAAAAGAGGGTGACGTATTGATAATCAATAAATGGCGTTTTATAATTCGAAAAATGATAGAGTATCGTATTGAATTAGTGGAGATAGAACGTTTTGTTTTTTCTAATGATATATATAAGTAA
- the pabB gene encoding aminodeoxychorismate synthase component I, translated as MRIHLIELPYHPNTILNLFEPLSNTAWSMLLYSGYNNKHPDSRFDILVTDPTLTLITKSNITKISYNKSHQISNTDPFILLKKYIHITNMKTYSSHQLPFQGGFLGVFGYDLIRYIESLPKLAKQDLSFPDMAIGLYRWTIIADHKLCKNYLITHDDPNKILTWIHKQQHIYNNHHFSSTSFRLMQPWKSNISRSEYSQKFHIIKKHIISGNCYQVCLSQRFSAPYIGDEWIAFRYLLHYNYAPFSAFIRLPNKLSILSLSPERFLELHKTNIKTQPIKGTLPRLKNVQDDYHQIIKLSKSTKNRSENLMIVDLLRNDIGKVAVPGSISVPTLFDIQSFPGVHHMVSTITGTLSNHFSACDLLRACFPGGSITGAPKIQAMKLIEQLEPQCRSIWSGSIGYLSCCGNMDINIAIRTLLAEKQHLFCSVGSGIVFDSDEDLEYQEMKDKVSTLLLPLFKKFYLK; from the coding sequence ATGAGAATACATCTTATAGAATTACCTTATCACCCCAACACTATACTGAATCTTTTTGAACCTTTGTCTAACACAGCATGGTCTATGTTGTTGTATTCTGGTTATAACAATAAACACCCGGATAGTCGCTTTGACATACTAGTAACTGATCCAACGTTAACGTTAATCACCAAAAGCAACATCACTAAAATTTCTTATAATAAAAGTCATCAAATTAGTAACACAGATCCATTTATTTTATTAAAAAAATATATTCATATTACTAATATGAAAACATATAGTAGTCATCAGTTACCATTTCAAGGTGGATTTTTAGGTGTATTTGGATATGATCTCATAAGATATATTGAATCATTACCAAAGTTAGCAAAGCAAGACCTCTCTTTTCCAGACATGGCAATTGGATTATACCGATGGACGATTATTGCAGATCATAAACTTTGTAAAAATTATCTTATTACTCATGATGATCCTAACAAAATATTAACCTGGATACATAAACAACAACATATATATAATAATCATCATTTTTCTAGTACATCATTTCGTCTTATGCAACCATGGAAAAGTAATATTAGTCGATCTGAATATTCACAAAAATTTCATATCATAAAAAAACATATAATTTCAGGAAATTGTTATCAAGTATGTCTTTCTCAACGTTTTTCCGCTCCATATATAGGAGACGAATGGATCGCATTTCGTTATTTATTACATTATAATTATGCACCTTTTTCAGCTTTTATTCGATTACCAAATAAATTAAGTATACTCAGTTTATCTCCAGAACGTTTTTTAGAATTACATAAAACCAATATTAAAACCCAACCCATTAAAGGCACACTACCTAGATTAAAAAACGTACAAGATGATTATCATCAAATTATTAAGCTATCTAAATCTACAAAAAATCGATCAGAAAATTTAATGATCGTTGATTTACTAAGAAATGATATTGGAAAAGTAGCTGTACCAGGTAGTATTAGTGTACCTACATTATTTGATATCCAATCATTTCCAGGAGTACATCATATGGTCAGCACAATTACAGGAACACTTTCTAATCATTTTTCTGCTTGTGACTTATTACGTGCATGCTTTCCAGGCGGATCTATAACTGGAGCCCCAAAAATTCAAGCAATGAAATTAATTGAACAACTTGAACCACAATGTCGAAGCATTTGGTCGGGTAGCATTGGATACTTAAGTTGTTGTGGAAACATGGATATCAATATTGCTATTAGAACACTATTAGCTGAAAAGCAACACCTCTTTTGTTCAGTAGGAAGTGGTATTGTTTTTGACAGCGACGAAGACTTGGAATACCAAGAAATGAAAGATAAAGTATCCACGTTATTGTTACCGCTATTTAAAAAATTTTATTTAAAATAA
- the zwf gene encoding glucose-6-phosphate dehydrogenase encodes MQATSITQACNLIIFGAKGDLTRRKLFPSLYQLEKMGAIHPDTRIIGVGRAEWSLMMYIEVVYAALKTFMQEPIDEALWHIFKSRLDFCNLDVHQTTRFVFLLDKLKNIDVITVNYLAMPPDTFGVICKGLSTIGLNKALNRVVIEKPLGTNLASARIINQQISEYFEEKQIYRIDHYLGKETVLNLLALRFANYLFSSNWDNSTIDHVQITVAEEVGIEGRWKYFDSMGQMRDMIQSHLLQILTIIAMAPPSNLSADCIRDEKVKVLRSLRKIDCSNIHDVTVRGQYTSGFIQGKPVPGYLEEEGANKISNTETFVSICVNIDNWRWAGVPFYLRTGKRLPTKCSEIVICFKKPMINLFPDSYKELPNNKLTIRLQPDEGIDVQILNKIPGLGHKHRLRTTKLNLSFYETFYPEHIVDAYERLLLETMRGIQALFVRRDEIEGAWAWVDSVIETWELENNIPQLYQAGTWGPVDSMTMIAKDGRSWNEYKLYM; translated from the coding sequence ATGCAAGCAACATCTATTACTCAAGCATGTAATTTAATTATTTTTGGAGCCAAAGGCGATTTAACACGTAGGAAATTGTTTCCTTCGTTATACCAATTGGAAAAAATGGGAGCTATTCATCCTGATACACGTATTATAGGAGTAGGTCGAGCAGAATGGAGTCTTATGATGTATATTGAAGTTGTATATGCTGCTTTAAAAACATTTATGCAAGAGCCTATTGATGAGGCATTATGGCATATCTTTAAATCGCGACTTGATTTTTGTAATTTAGATGTTCATCAAACTACCCGATTTGTTTTTTTGTTAGATAAATTAAAAAATATAGACGTGATAACAGTAAATTATCTTGCCATGCCCCCTGACACTTTTGGTGTAATATGTAAAGGGTTAAGTACTATTGGACTAAATAAAGCATTGAATCGTGTAGTTATAGAAAAACCATTGGGCACTAATTTAGCTTCTGCTCGTATTATTAATCAGCAGATATCAGAATATTTTGAGGAGAAACAAATTTATCGTATTGATCATTATTTGGGGAAAGAAACAGTGTTGAATTTGTTGGCATTGCGTTTTGCAAATTATTTGTTTTCTTCAAATTGGGATAATAGTACCATTGATCACGTGCAAATTACTGTGGCGGAAGAAGTAGGTATTGAAGGTCGTTGGAAATATTTTGATTCGATGGGACAAATGCGTGATATGATACAGAGTCATTTATTACAGATTTTAACTATTATAGCCATGGCACCTCCATCTAATTTAAGTGCTGATTGTATTCGAGATGAAAAAGTTAAAGTGCTTCGTTCTCTACGGAAAATTGACTGTAGTAATATACATGATGTTACGGTGCGTGGGCAGTATACGTCTGGTTTTATTCAAGGAAAACCAGTTCCAGGTTATTTAGAAGAAGAGGGGGCTAATAAAATCAGTAATACTGAGACATTTGTTTCTATTTGTGTTAATATAGATAATTGGCGTTGGGCTGGTGTTCCATTTTATCTGCGTACTGGAAAAAGATTACCAACTAAGTGTTCTGAAATTGTAATTTGTTTTAAAAAACCAATGATTAATTTGTTTCCTGATTCTTATAAAGAATTGCCTAATAATAAGTTGACTATTCGATTACAACCAGACGAAGGTATAGATGTTCAAATTTTAAACAAAATACCCGGGTTAGGTCATAAGCATCGATTACGAACTACTAAACTAAATTTAAGTTTCTACGAAACTTTTTATCCAGAACATATAGTTGATGCATATGAGCGTTTATTGTTAGAAACTATGCGTGGAATTCAGGCATTGTTTGTACGTCGTGATGAAATAGAAGGTGCTTGGGCATGGGTTGATTCTGTGATTGAAACTTGGGAGTTGGAAAATAATATTCCCCAGTTGTATCAGGCTGGTACTTGGGGGCCTGTAGATTCCATGACTATGATTGCTAAAGATGGGCGTTCTTGGAACGAATATAAATTATATATGTGA